From Seriola aureovittata isolate HTS-2021-v1 ecotype China chromosome 16, ASM2101889v1, whole genome shotgun sequence, one genomic window encodes:
- the dtnbp1b gene encoding dystrobrevin binding protein 1b isoform X1, whose product MMIEGNTNSVELDAEHPQRVPGAEQGGVPPPQVKLKDRQKFFEEAFQQDMEQYLSTGYLQIAERRGSMSSMEVNVDMLEQMDLMDMSDHEALDVFLHSGGEDNSAASPVTGPDVESFTTEISLQVPTQAELRHKLSSLSSTCTDSASQDTEAGEDDEEDDEEETEQGGGGGGGGGVGGGSGGGGRRRRPPVVVTLDEDEVHPDTALVDRVEQEDHTSKDCEESRQKV is encoded by the exons ATGATGATTGAAGGAAATACAAACTCAG TGGAGCTGGATGCAGAGCACCCACAGAGAGTCCCGGGGGCAGAACAGGGAGGGGTCCCGCCCCCCCAGGTCAAGCTGAAAGACAGGCAGAAGTTCTTTGAGGAGGCCTTCCAGCAAGACATGGAGCAGTACCTATCTACTGGCTACCTGCAGATCgctgagaggagag GAAGCATGTCATCCATGGAGGTGAACGTGGACATGCTGGAGCAGATGGATCTGATGGATATGTCTGACCACGAGGCCCTGGATGTGTTTCTGCACTCTGGGGGAGAGGACAACAGTGCTGCATCACCTGTCACAG GTCCTGACGTTGAGTCCTTCACCACAGAGATCAGTCTCCAGGTTCCCACCCAAGCTGAGCTACGCCACAAGCTTTCCTCCCTTTCATCCACCTGCACTGACTCAGCCAGCCAGGACACGGAGGCCggggaggatgatgaggaggatgatgaggaggagactgagcaagggggaggaggaggaggaggtggtggtgttggAGGAGGATcggggggaggaggaagacggaGACGGCCACCGGTGGTGGTGACCCTGGATGAAGACGAGGTGCACCCAGATACAGCGCTGGTGGACAGGGTGGAGCAAGAGGACCATACCAGCAAAGACTGTGAGGAGAGCAGGCAGAAGGTTTGA
- the dtnbp1b gene encoding dystrobrevin binding protein 1b isoform X3, which produces MMIEGNTNSVELDAEHPQRVPGAEQGGVPPPQVKLKDRQKFFEEAFQQDMEQYLSTGYLQIAERRGPIGSMSSMEVNVDMLEQMDLMDMSDHEALDVFLHSGGEDNSAASPVTGPDVESFTTEISLQVPTQAELRHKLSSLSSTCTDSASQDTEAGEDDEEDDEEETEQGGGGGGGGGVGGGSGGGGRRRRPPVVVTLDEDEVHPDTALVDRVEQEDHTSKDCEESRQKV; this is translated from the exons ATGATGATTGAAGGAAATACAAACTCAG TGGAGCTGGATGCAGAGCACCCACAGAGAGTCCCGGGGGCAGAACAGGGAGGGGTCCCGCCCCCCCAGGTCAAGCTGAAAGACAGGCAGAAGTTCTTTGAGGAGGCCTTCCAGCAAGACATGGAGCAGTACCTATCTACTGGCTACCTGCAGATCgctgagaggagag GGCCAATAGGAAGCATGTCATCCATGGAGGTGAACGTGGACATGCTGGAGCAGATGGATCTGATGGATATGTCTGACCACGAGGCCCTGGATGTGTTTCTGCACTCTGGGGGAGAGGACAACAGTGCTGCATCACCTGTCACAG GTCCTGACGTTGAGTCCTTCACCACAGAGATCAGTCTCCAGGTTCCCACCCAAGCTGAGCTACGCCACAAGCTTTCCTCCCTTTCATCCACCTGCACTGACTCAGCCAGCCAGGACACGGAGGCCggggaggatgatgaggaggatgatgaggaggagactgagcaagggggaggaggaggaggaggtggtggtgttggAGGAGGATcggggggaggaggaagacggaGACGGCCACCGGTGGTGGTGACCCTGGATGAAGACGAGGTGCACCCAGATACAGCGCTGGTGGACAGGGTGGAGCAAGAGGACCATACCAGCAAAGACTGTGAGGAGAGCAGGCAGAAGGTTTGA
- the dtnbp1b gene encoding dystrobrevin binding protein 1b isoform X2 — protein MSTSPGATDGSQRNSLELDAEHPQRVPGAEQGGVPPPQVKLKDRQKFFEEAFQQDMEQYLSTGYLQIAERRGPIGSMSSMEVNVDMLEQMDLMDMSDHEALDVFLHSGGEDNSAASPVTGPDVESFTTEISLQVPTQAELRHKLSSLSSTCTDSASQDTEAGEDDEEDDEEETEQGGGGGGGGGVGGGSGGGGRRRRPPVVVTLDEDEVHPDTALVDRVEQEDHTSKDCEESRQKV, from the exons TGGAGCTGGATGCAGAGCACCCACAGAGAGTCCCGGGGGCAGAACAGGGAGGGGTCCCGCCCCCCCAGGTCAAGCTGAAAGACAGGCAGAAGTTCTTTGAGGAGGCCTTCCAGCAAGACATGGAGCAGTACCTATCTACTGGCTACCTGCAGATCgctgagaggagag GGCCAATAGGAAGCATGTCATCCATGGAGGTGAACGTGGACATGCTGGAGCAGATGGATCTGATGGATATGTCTGACCACGAGGCCCTGGATGTGTTTCTGCACTCTGGGGGAGAGGACAACAGTGCTGCATCACCTGTCACAG GTCCTGACGTTGAGTCCTTCACCACAGAGATCAGTCTCCAGGTTCCCACCCAAGCTGAGCTACGCCACAAGCTTTCCTCCCTTTCATCCACCTGCACTGACTCAGCCAGCCAGGACACGGAGGCCggggaggatgatgaggaggatgatgaggaggagactgagcaagggggaggaggaggaggaggtggtggtgttggAGGAGGATcggggggaggaggaagacggaGACGGCCACCGGTGGTGGTGACCCTGGATGAAGACGAGGTGCACCCAGATACAGCGCTGGTGGACAGGGTGGAGCAAGAGGACCATACCAGCAAAGACTGTGAGGAGAGCAGGCAGAAGGTTTGA